A genomic window from Emys orbicularis isolate rEmyOrb1 chromosome 8, rEmyOrb1.hap1, whole genome shotgun sequence includes:
- the USP1 gene encoding ubiquitin carboxyl-terminal hydrolase 1 codes for MPGVLPTDATGLLRGSPSKKNRLSLKLFQKKETKRALDFTDSQENEQKSSEYRGSEIDQVVPAAQPPSPISCEKKDNMLPFVGLNNLGNTCYLNSILQVLYFCPGFKTGVKHLFNIISKKREMLKDEGEQKSDKGSCKEDPLASYELICSLHSLILSVEQLQASFLLNPEKYTDELATQPRRLLNTLRELNPMYEGYLQHDAQEVLQCILGNIQETCQILKKEELKNMPVEEPIAHLEKSNQNTESNGINSPGEENDYATSSHTAEESEDKLSKGNGKRKSDTESGNAKKKSKVSKEHNAVEENQRQTRSKRKATVEKLENHTDAIAKYSIENEIAKPTQKKSRLRLNWFKSSGKQPSILSKFCSVGKLANNLGSKEQMKETDGCEIEEASVKCENGNIKEYFEPASPVESAGEKGIEKPLQGGSELAVFELVEKLFQGQLVLRTRCLECECFTERREDFQDISVPVQEDELSKAEESSEISPEPKTEMKTLKWAISQFASVERIVGEDKYFCENCHHYTEAERSLLFDKMPEVITVHLKCFAANGLEFDCYGGLSKINTPLLTPLKLSLEEWSTTSTNDTYGLFAVVMHSGITISSGHYTASVKITDLNSLELDKGNFITDQMYEVIKPEPLNEEEARAVAEDYDDGEVSFRVSGNAHSSKTLSKKNMEAVGLLGGQKSKSDCDLYNNKATNPEKVVNTLTENKNFESTSTNGILEFNKSIENGDQNGIAFSGLENKALYVLQSLKEYEGKWLLFDDSEVKVTEEKDFLNSLSPTSSSTSTPYLLFYKKIVE; via the exons ATGCCAGGTGTATTACCGACTGATGCTACTGGGCTTTTGAGAGGTAGCCCGTCAAAGAAAAACAGACTGTCCCTGAAGCTTTTCCAAAAAAAGGAAACGAAAAGAGCACTGGATTTTACAGATTCACAAGAAAATGAACAAAAGAGTTCAGAATACAGAGGCTCAGAAAT TGATCAGGTTGTTCCTGCAGCACAGCCTCCTTCACCCATTAGTTGCGAGAAAAAAGACAACATGCTGCCTTTTGTGGGCTTGAACAATCTTGGCAATACTTGTTACCTTAACAGCATACTTCAG GTGTTATATTTTTGCCCTGGCTTTAAAACTGGAGTGAAACACTTATTTAACATTATTTCAAAGAAGAGAGAAATGTTAAAGGATGAAGGAGAACAAAAGTCAGACAAG GGAAGTTGTAAAGAAGATCCTTTGGCAAGTTATGAACTAATCTGCAGTTTGCATTCCTTGATTCtttcagtggaacagcttcaggcCAGCTTTCTATTAAATCCAGAAAAATATACAGATGAACTTGCTACTCAGCCAAGAAGGCTACTAAACACACTTAG AGAACTTAACCCTATGTATGAAGGATATCTGCAACATGATGCCCAGGAAGTATTGCAGTGTATCCTAGGAAACATCCAGGAAACGTGTCAGATATTGAAGAAGGAAGAATTGAAAAATATGCCAGTGGAAGAGCCTATAGCTCATTTGGAGAAGTCTAATCAAAATACTGAAAGCAATGGCATTAACAGCCCTGGTGAGGAAAATGACTATGCAACAAGCAGTCATACTGCAGAGGAGTCTGAAGACAAACTATCCAAAGGAAATGGGAAAAGGAAAAGTGATACTGAGAGTGGGAATGCAAAGAAAAAATCTAAAGTATCCAAGGAGCATAATGCAGTAGAGGAAAATCAGAGACAGACCAGGTCAAAGAGGAAAGCAACAGTGGAGAAACTAGAAAATCATACAGATGCCATTGCTAAGTATTCTATTGAAAATGAGATTGCAAAACCAACACAGAAGAAATCACGTCTTAGATTAAACTGGTTTAAGTCTTCAGGCAAACAACCCAGCATTCTGTCTAAATTCTGTAGTGTGGGAAAGCTAGCAAACAACTTGGGATCCAAAGAGCAGATGAAAGAAACTGATGGCTGTGAGATTGAAGAGGCATCTGTAAAGTGTGAAAATGGTAATATAAAAGAATATTTTGAACCTGCATCCCCTGTGGAAAGTGCTGGTGAAAAAGGAATTGAAAAACCACTACAAGGAG GTTCAGAGTTAGCTGTTTTTGAATTAGTGGAGAAACTGTTCCAGGGTCAGTTGGTATTGAGAACACGATGTTTGGAGTGTGAATGTTTTACTGAAAGAAGAGAAGACTTTCAGGACATCAGTGTGCCAGTACAAGAAGATGAACTTTCTAAAGCAGAAGAGAGTTCTGAAA TTTCTCCAGAGCCAAAAACAGAAATGAAGACCCTAAAATGGGCAATTTCACAGTTTGCATCAGTAGAGAGGATTGTGGGAGAGGATAAATACTTCTGTGAAAACTGTCATCATTACACAGAAGCAGAACGCAGTCTTTTATTTGATAAAATGCCTGAAGTTATAACAGTTCACTTGAAGTGCTTTGCGGCTAATGGCTTAGA GTTTGATTGTTATGGTGGACTGTCAAAGATAAATACTCCCTTATTGACACCTCTTAAATTGTCACTGGAAGAATGGAGCACAACGTCTACTAATGATACCTATGGATTATTTGCAGTAGTAATGCACAGTGGCATTACAATTAGCAGTGGACACTACACGGCTTCTGTCAAAATTACAGATCTTAATAGTCTAGAATTAGACAAGGGCAATTTCATCACTGACCAGATGTATGAAGTGATTAAGCCAGAACCACTGAATGAGGAGGAAGCAAGAGCTGTTGCTGAAGATTATGATGATGGTGAAGTCTCTTTTAGAGTCAGTGGAAATGCACACTCAAGTAAAACTTTGAGCAAAAAGAATATGGAAGCTGTTGGACTTCTTGGAGGACAAAAAAGTAAGTCTGACTGTGACTTGTACAACAACAAAGCAACTAACCCTGAAAAGGTTGTTAATACActaactgaaaataaaaattttGAGTCTACCAGTACTAATGGGATCTTGGAGTTTAATAAAAGTATTGAAAATGGTGATCAAAATGGTATAGCTTTCAGTGGACTAGAAAACAAAGCTTTGTATGTGTTACAAAGCTTGAAGGAATATGAGGGAAAGTGGTTGCTTTTTGATGATTCTGAAGTGAAGGTTACAGAGGAAAAGGACTTTCTGAATTCTCTCTCCCCTACATCGTCATCTACATCAACTCCTTACCTTTTGTTTTATAAGAAAATTGTAGAGTGA